One Spirochaeta africana DSM 8902 genomic window carries:
- a CDS encoding citrate/2-methylcitrate synthase translates to MANELDRIEEERLARVTELILEAKERAMAEIGGDLERDLTDNVDWPVQCTVGPGLEGAIACETKIGYVNGAQGMLYYRGYNIFDLCAYSSFEETTYLLLHGRLPSQKELDSFKDVLRKNMFIPKTQRLLMTFPIEDMGPMASLRLGTNLMRQKQTYRDSDEQYYSTDSIASDEDSIAMETKPRGSEESRFEFMKRVMKRPASAAKNLVSAEEIESCYKLIAGVPSIAATIGRVREGHIPLEPLPDLSLAGNYLYMLTGRKPTRLEERVMDINLILHADHGMNASTFASLVVASTLSDIYFAIGSGIAALSGPLHGGANVEVVKMLETIGGPKKVASWYKKARGEGKKITGFGHRVYKSYDPRARILGPMAGLLAEENEQLRGLFDTATELEKQVIASLGSEKGIYPNVDFYSGIVYRSMGIPTDLYTTIFAVSRVAGWTSRVLEYLAHNRIFRPRAFYTGTLEEPYIPIDQR, encoded by the coding sequence ATGGCAAATGAGCTGGATCGCATCGAAGAGGAACGCCTGGCCCGGGTGACCGAACTGATTCTGGAGGCCAAAGAGCGGGCAATGGCAGAAATTGGCGGGGATCTGGAACGGGATCTGACCGATAATGTCGACTGGCCGGTACAGTGTACCGTAGGGCCGGGTCTTGAAGGGGCAATTGCCTGTGAAACCAAGATCGGGTATGTAAACGGGGCTCAGGGCATGCTGTACTATCGCGGCTATAATATCTTTGACCTGTGCGCATACTCCTCTTTTGAGGAAACAACCTATCTGCTGCTGCACGGGCGCCTGCCTTCGCAAAAAGAGCTGGACAGCTTCAAGGATGTTCTGCGCAAGAACATGTTTATCCCCAAGACACAACGCTTGCTGATGACCTTTCCGATTGAGGACATGGGGCCGATGGCCTCGCTGCGACTCGGAACCAATCTGATGCGACAGAAGCAGACCTACCGTGACTCCGATGAGCAGTATTACTCGACCGATTCCATCGCCAGTGACGAGGACTCGATCGCCATGGAGACCAAACCGCGCGGCAGCGAGGAATCCCGATTCGAGTTCATGAAGCGGGTAATGAAGCGGCCGGCCTCGGCAGCCAAGAACCTGGTCAGTGCCGAGGAGATCGAGAGCTGTTACAAGCTGATTGCCGGGGTTCCGAGCATCGCTGCAACCATTGGCCGGGTACGCGAAGGCCATATCCCGCTGGAACCGCTGCCGGATCTGAGCCTGGCTGGAAATTATCTGTACATGCTGACCGGTCGCAAGCCCACCCGGCTGGAAGAGCGGGTTATGGATATCAACCTGATACTCCATGCTGATCACGGGATGAATGCCAGCACCTTTGCCTCGCTGGTGGTAGCATCGACCCTGTCGGACATCTATTTTGCCATCGGATCCGGTATTGCGGCACTGAGCGGACCGCTGCATGGCGGCGCAAATGTCGAGGTGGTCAAGATGCTGGAGACTATTGGCGGACCCAAAAAGGTTGCTTCCTGGTACAAGAAGGCACGCGGCGAGGGCAAAAAGATTACCGGTTTCGGTCACCGGGTGTACAAGTCGTACGACCCGCGCGCCCGCATTCTCGGTCCGATGGCCGGACTGCTGGCAGAAGAGAACGAGCAGCTGCGCGGCCTGTTCGATACAGCCACCGAGCTGGAGAAGCAGGTTATTGCCTCGCTCGGGAGCGAGAAGGGGATCTACCCCAATGTCGACTTCTACTCAGGGATTGTCTATCGCAGCATGGGGATTCCCACCGATCTGTACACCACCATTTTCGCGGTGTCGCGTGTTGCCGGCTGGACCTCGCGGGTGCTGGAGTACCTGGCGCACAACCGGATATTCCGACCGCGTGCCTTCTATACTGGCACTCTGGAAGAGCCCTATATCCCGATTGATCAGCGCTGA
- a CDS encoding YeeE/YedE thiosulfate transporter family protein, translated as MKLEARYRPYLFGALSGLLLTASAGIAGQFFGTSTTFPRAASLFVQMFGVDLSQIEFYAVREGTFTAAVFPNWQLLFVLGIGVGAFLSARLSGSFATEKLPPMWVERFGSKTSTRVWFSLAGGVLAMIGARMAGGCPSGHGVSGVSQLGVSSLIAVAMFFIGGIVTARLLYGRSTQTEKGGEV; from the coding sequence ATGAAGCTTGAAGCTCGTTATCGTCCGTACCTGTTCGGTGCGTTATCCGGTCTGTTGCTGACCGCCAGCGCCGGAATTGCCGGACAGTTCTTTGGTACATCCACTACCTTTCCCCGGGCCGCGTCGCTGTTTGTACAGATGTTCGGTGTGGACCTCTCACAGATCGAGTTCTACGCTGTACGCGAAGGCACCTTTACCGCAGCGGTATTTCCCAACTGGCAGCTGCTGTTCGTACTCGGCATCGGTGTGGGGGCATTTCTTTCCGCCAGACTCTCCGGCAGTTTCGCAACCGAGAAGCTGCCCCCGATGTGGGTTGAACGCTTCGGCAGCAAGACCAGCACCCGTGTGTGGTTCTCGCTTGCCGGCGGGGTACTGGCTATGATTGGCGCCCGCATGGCCGGCGGCTGTCCCAGCGGCCACGGGGTCAGCGGGGTAAGCCAGCTGGGGGTAAGCAGCCTGATCGCCGTAGCGATGTTCTTTATCGGCGGGATTGTGACTGCACGGCTGCTCTACGGTCGATCGACACAGACAGAAAAAGGAGGCGAGGTATGA
- the ahpC gene encoding alkyl hydroperoxide reductase subunit C: MQTIINSRLPEFSVQAYQNGEFRTVTNEDVAKTWSVLFFYPADFTFVCPTELGDMADLYANFREMDVEIYSVSTDTHFVHKAWHDASDTIKKIEYPMLADPRGILTRALGVHIEEEGIAYRGTFLIAPGGEIKLCEIHDNGIGRNAAELLRKVQAAQWVAANPDEVCPAKWTPGEETLKPGLDLVGKI, encoded by the coding sequence ATGCAGACAATCATCAATTCCCGACTGCCCGAGTTCTCGGTTCAGGCGTACCAGAACGGCGAGTTTCGCACCGTAACCAACGAGGACGTGGCCAAAACCTGGTCGGTACTGTTTTTCTATCCGGCTGACTTTACCTTTGTGTGCCCGACCGAGCTGGGAGATATGGCCGATCTGTATGCCAATTTTCGCGAGATGGATGTCGAGATCTACTCGGTCAGCACCGATACCCATTTTGTACACAAGGCCTGGCACGATGCCAGCGACACCATCAAGAAGATCGAGTACCCGATGCTGGCTGACCCCCGAGGGATTCTGACCCGTGCCCTCGGGGTGCACATCGAGGAAGAGGGCATCGCCTATCGGGGTACCTTTCTGATTGCCCCCGGCGGCGAGATCAAGCTGTGCGAGATCCATGACAACGGTATCGGACGCAACGCAGCCGAGCTGCTGCGCAAGGTACAGGCCGCCCAGTGGGTTGCTGCCAATCCGGATGAGGTGTGCCCGGCGAAATGGACCCCTGGTGAGGAAACCCTCAAGCCGGGTCTCGATCTGGTAGGCAAGATTTAA
- a CDS encoding histidine triad nucleotide-binding protein, with product MTIFDKILAGEIPADRVYENDDVLAFRDINPQAPVHVLVIPKTRWSSLIGLADADPAAAGRFMAGVAATARELGLEESGYRTVFNTGDDAQQTVRYLHAHILGGRKMNWPPG from the coding sequence ATGACGATCTTTGACAAGATCCTGGCCGGAGAGATTCCGGCCGACAGGGTGTACGAGAACGATGATGTGCTGGCATTCCGGGATATAAACCCCCAGGCACCGGTACATGTACTGGTTATACCCAAGACCAGATGGAGCAGTCTTATCGGCCTGGCCGATGCAGACCCCGCCGCTGCAGGTCGATTCATGGCCGGAGTCGCCGCAACAGCGCGCGAACTCGGGCTGGAAGAATCCGGGTACCGCACGGTTTTCAACACCGGGGATGATGCCCAGCAGACCGTCCGGTATCTGCATGCCCATATCCTGGGCGGCCGAAAAATGAACTGGCCGCCGGGCTGA
- a CDS encoding DUF6691 family protein: protein MTLIYGLITGILFGVFLQQAKVLRFEKQVGAMRLQDMTIVKYMLTTIIVGAIGIHFLSDIGLIEFSPRGLSLGLQIVGGLLFGIGWAIIGYCPGTSIGSFSEGRFHTIYPIAGMLLGGLIYAFIYPAVQSFIAPIGSFGSVSLPQLLNLNHWVVIAALAVGGFFLFRFFERKGL from the coding sequence ATGACATTGATCTACGGACTGATCACCGGAATCCTGTTCGGGGTGTTTCTGCAGCAGGCAAAGGTTCTGCGCTTCGAGAAACAGGTTGGCGCTATGCGACTGCAGGACATGACCATCGTAAAATATATGCTGACCACCATCATCGTCGGCGCAATCGGGATCCACTTCCTGAGCGATATCGGGTTAATAGAGTTCTCGCCACGCGGGCTGAGCCTGGGTCTCCAGATCGTGGGCGGCCTGCTGTTCGGAATCGGCTGGGCCATTATCGGATACTGCCCCGGAACCAGCATCGGCTCGTTCAGTGAGGGCCGGTTCCACACCATATACCCGATTGCCGGCATGCTGCTCGGCGGCCTGATCTACGCCTTTATCTATCCGGCAGTACAGAGCTTTATTGCCCCGATCGGGTCTTTCGGCAGCGTCTCACTCCCGCAGCTGCTCAATCTGAATCACTGGGTAGTCATCGCTGCCTTGGCAGTTGGCGGGTTTTTCCTGTTCCGCTTTTTCGAGCGCAAGGGGTTGTAG
- a CDS encoding LysR substrate-binding domain-containing protein, whose protein sequence is MNLRDLHYFTAVAELGHFGQAAERCCVSQPTLSGQLRKLEEHLGHPLFERTTRSVTLTPFGQEALALARRVIRDCDAIQRKARELDDPYAGPLTLGAFPTIGPWLLPRITPYLSQAFPKTFFYLLEEKSPVLQSQLENEQLDAAILSLPQEHPALTSIPLFSEPFLAAVPEDHPWAERDTLNTVEISGERLLLLADGHCLRDQALELCSLQRIDSEAGFQATSLETLRQMVRLGAGITLVPKLAVPEIPEPGIRYIPLADDSARREIALCFRETHPRERFLQELGSEIRAHYREPLFAAGC, encoded by the coding sequence ATGAATCTGCGCGATCTGCACTATTTTACCGCGGTAGCCGAGCTCGGCCACTTCGGCCAGGCAGCCGAACGCTGCTGTGTGAGCCAGCCCACCCTGAGCGGTCAGCTGCGTAAGCTCGAGGAACATCTGGGGCATCCGCTGTTCGAACGAACCACCCGCTCGGTCACCCTGACCCCGTTCGGTCAGGAGGCCCTGGCCCTGGCCCGCCGGGTTATCCGGGACTGCGACGCCATCCAGCGCAAGGCCCGCGAACTGGACGACCCATATGCCGGGCCGCTGACCCTGGGGGCATTTCCCACCATCGGCCCCTGGCTGCTGCCGCGGATCACCCCGTACCTGAGCCAGGCCTTTCCCAAAACCTTTTTTTACCTGCTGGAGGAAAAGTCGCCGGTACTACAGTCGCAACTGGAGAACGAGCAGCTGGATGCCGCCATCCTGTCGCTGCCCCAGGAACACCCTGCGCTGACCAGTATTCCACTGTTCAGCGAACCCTTTCTGGCAGCGGTACCGGAAGACCACCCCTGGGCTGAACGCGACACCCTCAACACCGTCGAGATATCCGGCGAACGGCTGCTCCTGCTGGCGGACGGGCACTGCCTGCGCGACCAGGCCCTGGAGCTGTGCAGCCTGCAGCGCATAGACAGCGAGGCCGGTTTTCAGGCAACCAGCCTGGAAACCCTGCGCCAGATGGTGCGACTGGGTGCCGGAATCACCCTGGTTCCGAAGCTGGCGGTACCCGAGATACCCGAACCCGGCATCCGCTACATCCCGCTTGCCGACGATTCTGCCAGACGGGAGATTGCCCTGTGCTTCCGGGAAACCCATCCCCGCGAACGCTTTTTGCAGGAGCTTGGTTCCGAGATCCGCGCCCATTACCGCGAACCGCTGTTTGCCGCAGGCTGCTGA
- the ahpF gene encoding alkyl hydroperoxide reductase subunit F — protein MLDPAIQKQLREVFAPLQETILLSVRPSEHEKQQELRDLLQGLAETSEKIEVRVEGAESDIPSFTVIRGGHSTGITFDCIPGGHEFTSLVLAVLNAGGQGRMPDQALQRRVAALQGPIELRSFISLSCTNCPDIVQALDQMALMHGNLRHTIVDGALVPEEVERLGIRGVPAVFVGDEMLHSGRSDFGSLLEKLEERFGGAADAPAAGASAGAADTASDRQAASGDAGTAAEPRQYDVLVLGGGPAGAAAAIYSARKGLKTAVVAKRIGGQVNDTMGIQNLISVPSTEGPKLAADLRRHMEDYPIELLENRSVLEVVPAESSASGLHTIRAKGGEQFAAPALVVATGAKWRELGVPGEAEYIGRGVAFCPHCDGPFFAGKHVAVIGGGNSGVEAAIDLAGTCARVTLFEFADQLNADTVLQDALHKLPNVRVITSARTTEIVGNGSAVTAIRWEDRQAGDAADNGGDTATADNNRELELDGVFVQIGLLPNSEPVAEILHTNRFGEIEVDTHCRTSVPGIYAAGDVTTTPYKQIVVAMGEGSKAALAAFEDRVRGTGVVLPSAAV, from the coding sequence ATGCTCGATCCAGCTATTCAGAAACAGCTTCGCGAGGTGTTTGCACCGCTGCAGGAAACCATCCTGCTGTCGGTGCGGCCGAGCGAACACGAAAAACAGCAGGAACTGCGGGATCTGCTGCAGGGCCTGGCCGAAACCAGTGAGAAGATCGAGGTGCGGGTAGAGGGGGCCGAGTCGGACATCCCGTCCTTCACCGTGATTCGCGGCGGCCACTCCACCGGCATCACCTTTGACTGTATCCCCGGCGGGCACGAGTTTACCAGTCTGGTACTGGCAGTGCTGAACGCCGGCGGCCAGGGGCGTATGCCGGACCAGGCTCTGCAGCGTCGGGTCGCCGCCCTGCAGGGACCGATCGAGCTGCGCAGCTTTATCTCGCTGTCCTGTACCAACTGTCCGGATATCGTGCAGGCCCTGGATCAGATGGCGCTGATGCACGGCAACCTGCGCCATACCATTGTGGATGGCGCCCTGGTTCCCGAGGAGGTCGAACGGCTGGGGATCCGCGGGGTGCCGGCGGTGTTTGTTGGCGACGAAATGCTGCACTCCGGCCGCTCCGACTTCGGATCACTGCTGGAAAAGCTTGAGGAACGCTTTGGCGGCGCGGCAGATGCGCCGGCAGCCGGTGCGTCTGCCGGTGCAGCAGACACTGCCTCAGACCGGCAGGCGGCATCCGGGGATGCCGGTACTGCCGCCGAGCCGCGACAGTACGATGTGCTGGTGCTGGGCGGTGGTCCTGCTGGAGCAGCAGCCGCTATCTACAGCGCCCGCAAGGGGCTGAAAACAGCTGTTGTGGCCAAACGCATCGGCGGGCAGGTCAATGACACCATGGGGATTCAGAACCTGATTTCGGTGCCATCCACCGAGGGGCCGAAACTTGCGGCCGATCTGCGCCGCCACATGGAAGACTATCCGATCGAGCTGCTGGAAAACCGCAGCGTTCTGGAGGTGGTGCCGGCAGAGAGTTCAGCTTCCGGGCTGCACACCATAAGGGCCAAAGGCGGCGAGCAGTTTGCTGCCCCTGCCCTGGTAGTTGCGACCGGTGCCAAGTGGCGCGAGCTGGGGGTTCCCGGAGAGGCCGAGTACATCGGTCGCGGGGTGGCCTTCTGCCCGCACTGCGACGGCCCGTTCTTTGCCGGCAAGCATGTCGCCGTGATCGGCGGTGGTAACTCCGGTGTCGAGGCAGCTATCGATCTGGCCGGAACCTGTGCCCGGGTCACCCTGTTCGAGTTTGCTGATCAGCTGAACGCCGACACCGTGCTGCAGGATGCCCTGCACAAACTGCCCAATGTCCGGGTGATAACCTCGGCCCGAACTACAGAGATAGTCGGTAACGGCAGCGCGGTAACCGCAATCCGCTGGGAGGATCGCCAGGCCGGCGATGCTGCAGACAATGGCGGCGACACCGCGACTGCCGATAATAATCGCGAGCTCGAGCTGGACGGGGTGTTCGTGCAGATCGGTCTGCTGCCCAACAGTGAGCCGGTTGCCGAAATCCTGCACACCAATCGATTTGGCGAGATCGAGGTGGACACCCACTGTCGTACCTCGGTACCGGGGATCTATGCTGCCGGGGACGTAACCACTACACCCTACAAACAGATCGTGGTAGCGATGGGCGAGGGCAGCAAGGCCGCACTGGCCGCATTCGAGGACCGTGTACGCGGAACCGGGGTGGTGCTGCCGTCAGCGGCGGTGTAA
- a CDS encoding TrmB family transcriptional regulator, translating into MSIIDELERFQFSRMEAQVYVCLVQHGRLNGSQIARQLHCSRSSVYSALNNLYSRGAVTMLTGEPTEYAAEDPDALFSLLQQQYTRALTRVRSELKQSMQGAAEQQYHNLRGSENCLQKARELISRSRSEVLLHTNLDINLLADAIRTTAEHGTRVVVFSFIPLQRSDLPIELYLDTKFGVDKTPDKRLLLVCDHRSALIAGGQPEGSFVGTFSGNPLLVSIIAEHIHHDVYLYKLSRQLGRNVVDPSIQLDSLLERNFKGWLDRAHEISDQR; encoded by the coding sequence ATGTCGATCATTGATGAACTGGAACGGTTCCAGTTTTCCCGGATGGAGGCGCAAGTCTATGTCTGCCTGGTGCAGCATGGACGGCTGAACGGCAGCCAGATAGCCCGACAGCTGCACTGCTCGCGGTCATCGGTCTATTCTGCCCTGAACAATCTTTACTCCCGCGGGGCGGTTACCATGCTGACCGGCGAGCCAACCGAGTATGCTGCCGAGGACCCTGACGCCCTCTTTTCCCTGCTGCAGCAGCAGTATACCCGGGCCTTAACCCGGGTACGCAGTGAACTCAAGCAGAGCATGCAGGGAGCCGCGGAGCAGCAGTATCACAACCTGCGCGGCAGTGAGAACTGCCTGCAGAAGGCCCGCGAACTCATCAGCCGCTCACGTTCCGAGGTTCTGCTGCACACTAACCTCGATATTAATCTGCTGGCTGACGCAATCAGGACAACCGCAGAACACGGCACCAGGGTTGTAGTGTTCAGCTTTATCCCGCTGCAGCGCAGCGACCTGCCAATAGAACTGTATCTTGATACCAAATTCGGGGTGGACAAAACCCCGGACAAGCGCCTGCTGCTGGTCTGCGACCACCGCAGCGCCCTGATAGCCGGCGGACAGCCGGAAGGGAGCTTTGTCGGCACCTTCTCTGGCAATCCACTGCTGGTTTCGATTATTGCAGAACACATCCACCACGATGTCTATCTGTACAAGCTGTCCAGACAACTGGGCAGAAATGTCGTGGATCCGTCAATCCAGCTGGACTCACTGCTGGAACGGAATTTCAAAGGGTGGCTGGATCGAGCCCACGAGATCAGCGATCAGCGCTGA
- a CDS encoding DUF302 domain-containing protein has product MNKITVMVGAGALVVGAAVALVIGFFSMPGMMMLEDESPYDFATTIERFEQEVAAGGWSVLTVHDMQAVLDGHGHQVDAIKIYELCSSQYSAEILVLDDERIISPLMPCRVSIYEKSNGRTYISRMNSELMARPFGGVINEVMQVAAVETEVVISRVLDS; this is encoded by the coding sequence ATGAACAAAATTACTGTTATGGTCGGGGCCGGTGCCCTGGTGGTGGGCGCAGCTGTAGCGCTGGTGATCGGTTTCTTCAGCATGCCGGGAATGATGATGCTCGAGGATGAAAGCCCGTACGATTTTGCTACCACGATTGAGCGATTCGAACAGGAGGTTGCCGCTGGCGGCTGGTCGGTGCTGACCGTCCATGACATGCAGGCTGTACTGGATGGGCACGGACATCAAGTCGATGCTATCAAGATCTACGAGCTGTGCTCCTCGCAGTACTCGGCCGAGATCCTGGTGCTGGATGATGAGCGGATTATCTCGCCCCTCATGCCGTGTCGGGTTTCCATCTACGAAAAAAGCAACGGCAGAACCTATATCTCGCGGATGAACAGCGAGCTGATGGCGCGGCCATTCGGCGGGGTTATCAACGAGGTCATGCAGGTTGCCGCAGTGGAAACCGAGGTGGTCATATCCAGGGTGCTCGATAGCTGA
- a CDS encoding mechanosensitive ion channel family protein, producing METVFQIEFWSDLLNQAADWAFSELPAILVILAFFLIVLRIVAGIFRKSQAVLLHKAEKSPAVDTVEAGKRITTLIGIARGVVKLLLWFVVILMLLQRFGVNIAPILASAGILGLAVGFGAQELVRDVISGFFMLLENQIRAGDVAIINGTGGVVEKIELRTTTLRDSAGVVHVFQNGKIGSLSNMTKEWSAIVLDIGVAYKENTSRVMNVMQQVGDELQADPDFAEKIIAPMEVMGVDAFDDSAIIIRGRIKTRPIMQWSVGREYRKRLKETFDREGIEIPFPHRTVFLHTEQEPLS from the coding sequence ATGGAAACAGTATTTCAGATAGAGTTTTGGAGCGATCTGCTGAACCAGGCTGCAGACTGGGCATTCAGCGAATTGCCGGCGATCCTGGTCATTCTGGCATTTTTCCTGATAGTCCTGCGCATAGTAGCCGGTATCTTTCGAAAGTCCCAGGCTGTGCTGCTGCACAAGGCCGAGAAGAGCCCTGCAGTGGATACGGTCGAAGCCGGCAAGCGAATAACCACCCTGATCGGGATCGCCCGCGGTGTGGTCAAACTGCTGCTGTGGTTTGTGGTTATCCTTATGCTGCTGCAGCGATTCGGGGTAAATATCGCCCCCATCCTGGCCAGTGCCGGTATTCTCGGTCTGGCCGTCGGGTTTGGCGCCCAGGAGCTGGTTCGCGATGTCATATCCGGCTTTTTTATGCTGCTGGAGAACCAGATCAGGGCCGGGGATGTGGCCATCATCAATGGCACCGGCGGGGTGGTCGAGAAGATTGAGCTCCGCACCACCACCCTGCGGGACTCTGCCGGAGTGGTACATGTATTCCAGAACGGCAAGATCGGCAGCCTGTCGAACATGACCAAAGAATGGTCAGCAATTGTGCTGGATATCGGGGTTGCCTACAAAGAGAATACCTCACGGGTAATGAATGTGATGCAGCAGGTCGGCGATGAGCTGCAGGCCGACCCGGATTTTGCCGAAAAAATTATTGCCCCGATGGAGGTTATGGGGGTTGATGCCTTTGATGACAGCGCCATTATTATCCGTGGACGGATCAAGACCCGCCCGATTATGCAGTGGTCAGTAGGGCGCGAATACCGTAAGCGCCTGAAAGAGACGTTCGATCGCGAAGGTATCGAGATTCCATTCCCCCACCGCACCGTGTTTCTGCACACCGAACAGGAACCGCTGAGCTGA
- the serC gene encoding phosphoserine transaminase: MRKYNFSAGPSTLPVSVLEALQKDLVEYQGMGLSLIEASHRSPEYDAVHSTTLALVKELLQVPDTHEVLLLQGGATLQFGMIPLNFMGQGGSCDAVMSGSWAKKAIADSAKVGTVNKVFDGKDSSYTTLPDNVTTTAGAAYLHITSNETIEGVQWKNFPDTGDVPLIADASSDIMSRPLPIAKFGMIYAGAQKNLGPAGVTLVIIRKDLLERCPDSLPAYLNYKTHADKDSLYNTPPVFAIWAMGEVLKWIKSNGGLDGVQKLNEQKAQLVYDTIAAHGDFYRCPVDPEVRSTMNVVFRLPTEELEKQFIAAAKDKGMIGLKGHRSVGGCRASLYNAMPLEGAQALADFMTEFAKAHG; encoded by the coding sequence ATGCGAAAATACAATTTTTCCGCCGGCCCATCCACGCTGCCGGTCAGCGTGCTGGAGGCACTACAGAAGGACCTGGTCGAGTATCAGGGCATGGGGCTCTCGCTGATCGAGGCCAGCCACCGCAGTCCGGAGTACGACGCTGTACACTCCACGACCCTGGCGCTGGTGAAGGAATTGCTGCAGGTGCCCGATACCCACGAGGTACTGCTGCTGCAAGGCGGCGCCACCCTGCAGTTTGGCATGATCCCGCTGAACTTTATGGGACAAGGCGGCAGCTGTGACGCCGTCATGAGCGGCTCATGGGCCAAGAAGGCGATCGCCGACTCCGCCAAGGTGGGGACCGTAAACAAGGTTTTTGACGGGAAGGATTCATCCTATACAACCCTGCCGGACAATGTAACCACCACTGCCGGGGCAGCATATCTGCACATCACCAGCAACGAGACCATCGAGGGTGTTCAGTGGAAGAACTTTCCGGACACCGGTGATGTACCGCTGATTGCCGATGCATCCAGCGATATCATGAGCCGTCCGCTGCCAATCGCCAAATTTGGCATGATCTATGCCGGAGCCCAGAAGAATCTCGGTCCTGCCGGGGTAACCCTGGTAATTATCCGCAAGGACCTGCTGGAGCGCTGCCCGGACAGCCTCCCTGCATACCTGAACTACAAGACCCATGCCGACAAGGATTCCCTCTACAACACCCCACCGGTATTTGCCATCTGGGCCATGGGTGAGGTACTGAAATGGATCAAGTCCAATGGCGGGCTCGACGGGGTACAGAAGCTGAACGAGCAGAAAGCACAGCTTGTGTATGATACTATCGCTGCCCACGGCGATTTCTATCGCTGCCCGGTTGATCCCGAGGTACGCTCCACCATGAATGTGGTGTTCCGCCTGCCGACCGAAGAACTGGAGAAACAGTTTATTGCCGCGGCAAAGGACAAGGGAATGATCGGGCTCAAGGGCCACCGATCGGTTGGCGGCTGCCGTGCATCGCTGTACAACGCAATGCCGCTGGAAGGCGCCCAGGCACTGGCAGATTTCATGACGGAATTTGCCAAGGCACACGGATAA